CGTTCGAGTTCTCGCCGCAAGTCTAAAAAGTTATAAATTTCGCCGTTGAATACTATGATGTAGCGACCATTGGCAGACACCATCGGCTGATGTCCTTGTGGGGAGAGGTCTACAATTGCCAGCCGCCGATGACCTAGCGCAATTCCGGCTACTGCATCTACCCACGCACCGCCGTCATCTGGGCCGCGATGGAGTAGGGCATCGGACATTTTTTGCGCGATCGCCTGCATTTCCAATGCGCTTTTTTGTCTGGATGTGTCCCAAAAACCTGTAATACCACACACAATTTTATTTCTCTAAACTTCATTTATTTTTTAGTAACTATTAAAAAAATGCCAGCTATAGCTAGGTCTTGACTGTTGACATTGCGAAACTCCCCTGCGAATTTTCTCCGATGCTGTTCCACAAAAGTTATTGCTTGATGTCGCTTTTCTGCATCAATGTATTCAAATATTTGGTGGGGAATAATATCGCCGCAACTTACTAGATTCGTGACTAACAATGAATAATCAATTAAATTATTAGCCTTCATTTCTTCTAGTGCATCTCGGTAGCGATGTACTAAAACCCTGTTCGGACGACCAGAGTTGCGTACCATTAAAGGATAAATATAGCTGGGAATTTCCAGAAAAGTTAGTTCATGATGTATTGGGGCGAACATCCCATGATCGCGAAAATCAATTTTGTGAAACATCTTTCCGCCTGGTTTAAGGCAGGCTAACATCTTATGCAGAGCATATAGGGGATCGTAAAGATGTTCTAAAACAGCGCGAGATACAATAAAATTGTAGATTTCGCCATTCTCTGCCGCGCATTTACTAAAATAAACTTCTGCTGGCTGACCGATTTGCCAATTAATACCGACTAATGTTCGTTCATCCCATACATCCTGCTTTCGCAAATCATCAACTTTATATTTTTGTGCAATAGCCTCATAAATTTGCCTTTGCTGTTCAGGGTTACGACGGCTAAAGTATCGGTCTATCAAGTCTACTTGCTTGCATCCATCACGTCTCATCAACAGTGCAACGCCAGCATTATCTCCAGGCCCTATTTCAGCAGCTACTCCGTAAAATTTGTCTAAATTTCCATATACTTTATAGTCTGCAAAAACTTCTTCTATGTAACGCCTTGACTCTTGTGCGGAAAGCGGCGCATGGGTTGAGCCAGAATTTGTATCGAAGTCTCTAGCTGCAATACGAAGATTCCAGATAAGATCGTCAGCAACAAATGCAGCTGCCTTGACCAAAGGAGAATAGTTTAATAAAGCTTTTATATTTTTCCGCAGCATTGATAGATGCACTTAGCGCAAAGGTTTTAACTTAGTTTTTACGAAAGCAGGCTTTTATACAATGCTTCATAGTGTGCCACAACAGAGCCTAAAGAAAAGTATTCGATGATTCTTGCCCGTGCCTGTTTTCCTAGCATTTCTCTATCCATTGCTCCCCGGTCGATTAAATCTTTCCAAGCATGGGCTAGTGCTTGAGGATCTCGTGCCGGTACAACTCGCCCTGTATCACCAACAATCCAGGCTGAGTCTCCCACATCTGTGACGACACAAGGTACGCCGCAGGACATAGCTTCACCAATTACATTAGGAAAAGCCTCGCCATAACAAGACGACGATGAAGCTATATCCAAAGCCGCTGTCAGGCGAGGCATATCATCGCGTTCTCCTAGCAAGTGAATTTGCTCTGTAATCCCCAATGTTTCGATAACATCCTGTAGGGCTGTATTCTCTCGACTTATTGCCGTACCTGCAAGAACAAAGTGTATATCTGGGCTAGTTTGCAATAGGATTGCAGCGGCTTGCAAAAAATTAGCATGGTCTTTCTGGGGGTGATACCGTCCCATCAAACCAATGATAAATTCATTATCGGTAATCCCTAGTTCAGTTCGCAAGCTACTTCTAGCTGCTGTTGAGGGGGCAAATAAATCTGTATCAAAGCCATTAGGAATTATTTTAGTTTTGTCAGCTTTATAGCCAAGCTCTTCATGGTGGATTGCGCTAGTTTTAGAGTTATAAAGAATTTGTGCGGGATAATTAGAGAGCTTAGCTAAGAATTTAATGACAGCTATTGTACCTGCTTTTTCAGAGTAAAGTGAATTCAGAGAGTGGCGAATATTCCAGATTACAGGTACGGGTTTAGTAGCAGTAATAGTAGCTAGTTGTCCTGCTAAATTCCCGTGATACATCCAGCCTTGGATTAAGTCAGGTTTGAGTTGTCTTACCGTGCGAACTAAGCGCCAGGTAGAGGATAATGTTGGTACTCCTGGTTTCATACCAATGGTGTAAACGGGGATGCTAAGATCTGAGATGCGATCGCCCAACGTTCCTTTACACTTCAAAGAAACTACAACCGGATCAAACTGCTTTCTATCCAGGCGGGATAACACTTTGTAAAGCATCATTTCAGCCCCGCCAAGCGAAAGACCCGTGATGATAAAAACAATAGATATTTTTTGTCCTGAATTTACAGCCACATCAACCATATGGATTGATATCCAGCGGATATTTGCGAGACTTTTCTTTAAAAATTAATTGCATGAATAGAGAAATTAGCAAGTAGATAAGCAAAGGAATTTTTAAGTCTCCTATTGATATTAAAAGACCATTCCTGATAATGTTAAAAACAAAATGAGTTATAAGAATAAGTATAATAGGCGACTGGTGCAATCGCCAGAGGTAAGCAACAGCAGCAACACAAATCATTGGTAAAAAATATGATGTATAGTTCTCTAGAAAAAATGAAGATGCAGTTCCTTGACCGGGAGTTAACTTTAACCCATAAAATCTAACACTTTGGAGATAAAAATCATCGAATGATTGGAAATCGTAAAACTTTTCACTAAAAGGCAATATTTTTATAAAATATCCCAATATATCCGTATGAATTTCATTAAAGCTGGAAAATCCTGCATATGTATTTGCAGTTATAGCAGCTATCTCTGGAGGCAAAAATACAGTAGACTTTTGATAATTATTTAGAAAATAATTCACAAATCCATACTTTCCTACCCATTTATAAAATTTTATATAAGCAAAAAGATTTTTTGATACCTCGCTTAGAAACACAGCAGAAGCTATAAAAACTAAAACCTTTGCTAACGGCAACTTTTTAAATTTTTGATACTGTAGAAATCCCAATAAAAATAAAATACCCACATAGTATCTATAGCCTTGAAGTAACCCAATTATACTAATCAGCGCCATTAACAAATAAATAACGTACTTAACAAACTTAATTTTATTTAGTGAAACAAGACCATTTAGACCGCTCAGTAAAAATAAATGATAGTTAATAGTAATAAAAAAAAGATTGGGCGGTGTATTGAAAAGACCTGCAAACCTAGCAGCTTTATCTGAGAAAATGAAATCTTTAGACCCATAAAATAAAAATTCATTTGTCATGGCAATAATGCCTAATATAATAAATATATAGGATACAAGTTGCACTCTAATACTTGACATACTAGAAGGTTGCTTGTCTGAATAAGCAAAATCATCATACAAAATGATTCCTGCTAATACTAGGTTTAGAACAACCAGCAAAATGTAGTCATCTGGCGTAAATATTACCTCTACAAATTTAGTAAAATATCTGAATCTAAATGATTGAAATAAAAATCCTAAAGAATATATAAAATAAATGAAACCAAACATTAATAATAAATTATTTTTGCTTGCCAATGTTTTGTATAATACAAAAATTAGCGTTAAGAAGTATATTGTATAAATAAATATATTATCCATATAAATTTTAAAATTTAAATAAATTAGACACCCATCTTTGTACCATTTTCACTTAGAACAGCAGAATAGTTTTCAATTAGCTTTGTACAATTAAACTCAATAACAATTCTCATCCTTAGCCGGATATCTGGCGTTGAATCTGGCTTGCACAATTTTTGAAGTATTACCTGCTTTAAACCCGCCGCGATCGCTTCTGGATCTTTGGGCGGTACAACCACCCCAGTATCACCCACAATCAAGGCGGAATCTCCTACATCTGTCACAACACACGGGACACCGCACGCCATCGCTTCTCCAATCACATTCGGAAATCCCTCGGTGTAAGAAGAAGAAGCAGCAATATCTAGGCTATTATGAACCGCAGGCATATCGGTACGCGCTCCTGCCCAGATAACTTTGTTAGAGATACCTAATTCTTGAGACAAGCTATACAACTCATTAGCATAACTCTCCAGCCCGCTACCCACACAGACAAAGCGTAAATTTTCCACCTCTTGACATAGAAGCGCAGCTGCTTTGAGAAAGGTAGGATGGTCTTTCAGAGGGTCTAACCGTCCAACTAACCCAATTAAAATCGTGTCTTCGGCTATATTCAATTCTGCCCGCACCCTTGCCCTTGCTTCCTTGTCTGGTTTAAAGCGTTCTGTATCGATACCATTGGGAATGACTACCATCTTATCAGCGGGGAAACCATGCGCTAAGTGATAAGTTTGGCCCGCATAAGAATTGACAACAATTAGGTCGGCAAAACGAGAAAATAAGCACTCTAGTTTGAATATAAGACTAAATAACCAGTCATAGCGGCTTAAATCAACATTGGATGCTCTAACTCCCCATAGCATCCTAGTTGATGGGAAAAACATCTTTAGGAAGATAGTCAGTAAATTTGATGTACCCATAAATCCATGCAATACATTAGGATTTATGCGCTTTAGATGACGGACAAGACGCAACAAAAAGCCGAACACATCCCAGCGATCGCGCTTTTCTAAACAAATTAAATTTATTCCGCTATCTTGCAGGTCTTTTTCTAACGCCCCACCAGAATAAAAGTATAAAACGGTTATATTAAATTTTCTCTTGTCAAGGGCTTTTACAAGAGTGATTAATTGTCTTTCCGCCCCGCCGTAATTTAGCGAGCGAATTAGGAAGGCAATCTCAATCATTGCTTTTTAAAGACAAATTGATTGTTGCCTAAACCCCCGCCACAAGTGATAAGGTTTTCTAGCTCAAAATTCTTATCCCGATAAAACTTAAATATATCTTCTGGTTTTGCGACTTCAAAAGGGTAGCCGCCTAACCAATCAAACCAATCATAAACTCTAGACATACCCCTAGATTTTTTGTAATCGGTATAGCGAGCTATGGGATTTCGAGCTTTGAGTATATCTACAGCTAATCCACCTAAAATAAAATAAGGAATGAACACAGTAGAAACTAGAGTTTTTCCTGCTATTCCTGAGCAGTAAAGTTTCTTGATTTGGCGCCACCGATTAGATTTACTACCCTGTTCGTTGTAGATAGCAATAAACAACCTACCCCGCTCTGCAACAGGCAAAGTGACATTTTCTAGGGCTTGCCACATAGCTCCAGTATGGTGAAGCACACCCCAAGAATAAACAATATCAAACTGACCTAAAGACTTTAGGTAATCTGCGTCTAGAACTGAACCTCGTTCAATAATCCAATTATTATCATCAGGGAAATAGCGGCGTTTGAGTTCTTGTGTACAACCTACTGAATCAGGATCGTAATCAAAAGAATGAACTTTAGCTCCCAAATGACGAGCCGCAAGAGAAAATAAACCGCTACCAGAGCCAATATCAAGAAAGGTTTTACCTTCTAGATCTTCTACTTGGAGCATCTGCTTGAGCGACTTTTGTGCTTCTGCAATGCGCTCGTCATTGAGAACTGATAAAAACCGCTGCCAGTTTTTGCCAAATTGAAAGCGATCGCCCTGCTTAACTTCCCGATCAAAAGTGCTTGTCATGGCTTCTCCTTAACAACTTGATCTACCAAGTTTTCCCACATTCCCATTACTTTATCCAAGCTAAATCGCTCTGTCACCTCTGTCGCACGATTAGCTAGCCGTTGGCGCTCTACCTCATCAGACATCAAGCGTTCCATTGCTGCGGCTAACGCTTCTACATCTCCATTTGGTACTAATATACCATCCACACCATCCCGAATAATCTCCCTTGGCCCGCTAGGACAATCTGTTGAAATTACAGGTAGACCGCAAGCCATCGCTTCTATCAATACATTACCAAAACCTTCATAACGCGATGACATTACGAATAGCTCCGCCTTCTTCAAAATAGCAAATGGTTTATTAATAGAACCAAGAAAAATAACTTTATTTGTTAAACCCAATGCCGCTCTCATTTTTTCAAGGTCGAGCTGCATATTCCCTTCACCCAATATTAACAACTGCCAGTAACAGTCTTTATCAGCTACTTTATGAAATGCAGACAGCAAAATATCAAAACCTTTTTGATATGTTAATCGTCCCATCGCTACAATCCAGCTTTTATTTGGATCTGCATCTTTGGGTAAACTAAGCCAGTCTTCATCATCTTTTATTGGTGCTAACGGGTTATAAATTACTGCC
The Microcoleus sp. FACHB-831 genome window above contains:
- a CDS encoding glycosyltransferase family 4 protein, which translates into the protein MKLVLVASSLASGGAERVVVLLAEGFLKKGYEVTVVTVYGIERDFYKLPESASRLALDIAKNSPTLLHAFWNNLYRLWVLRQKIQATQPDVVISFMDRINVMTLVAIAGKGYPVIVTEHCDPSMISCGVIWEKLRRITYPYIDRVVSVSQGVDSYFAWLPKSKRAVIYNPLAPIKDDEDWLSLPKDADPNKSWIVAMGRLTYQKGFDILLSAFHKVADKDCYWQLLILGEGNMQLDLEKMRAALGLTNKVIFLGSINKPFAILKKAELFVMSSRYEGFGNVLIEAMACGLPVISTDCPSGPREIIRDGVDGILVPNGDVEALAAAMERLMSDEVERQRLANRATEVTERFSLDKVMGMWENLVDQVVKEKP
- a CDS encoding bifunctional 2-polyprenyl-6-hydroxyphenol methylase/3-demethylubiquinol 3-O-methyltransferase UbiG; the encoded protein is MTSTFDREVKQGDRFQFGKNWQRFLSVLNDERIAEAQKSLKQMLQVEDLEGKTFLDIGSGSGLFSLAARHLGAKVHSFDYDPDSVGCTQELKRRYFPDDNNWIIERGSVLDADYLKSLGQFDIVYSWGVLHHTGAMWQALENVTLPVAERGRLFIAIYNEQGSKSNRWRQIKKLYCSGIAGKTLVSTVFIPYFILGGLAVDILKARNPIARYTDYKKSRGMSRVYDWFDWLGGYPFEVAKPEDIFKFYRDKNFELENLITCGGGLGNNQFVFKKQ
- a CDS encoding glycosyltransferase, producing MVDVAVNSGQKISIVFIITGLSLGGAEMMLYKVLSRLDRKQFDPVVVSLKCKGTLGDRISDLSIPVYTIGMKPGVPTLSSTWRLVRTVRQLKPDLIQGWMYHGNLAGQLATITATKPVPVIWNIRHSLNSLYSEKAGTIAVIKFLAKLSNYPAQILYNSKTSAIHHEELGYKADKTKIIPNGFDTDLFAPSTAARSSLRTELGITDNEFIIGLMGRYHPQKDHANFLQAAAILLQTSPDIHFVLAGTAISRENTALQDVIETLGITEQIHLLGERDDMPRLTAALDIASSSSCYGEAFPNVIGEAMSCGVPCVVTDVGDSAWIVGDTGRVVPARDPQALAHAWKDLIDRGAMDREMLGKQARARIIEYFSLGSVVAHYEALYKSLLS
- a CDS encoding glycosyltransferase; translation: MIEIAFLIRSLNYGGAERQLITLVKALDKRKFNITVLYFYSGGALEKDLQDSGINLICLEKRDRWDVFGFLLRLVRHLKRINPNVLHGFMGTSNLLTIFLKMFFPSTRMLWGVRASNVDLSRYDWLFSLIFKLECLFSRFADLIVVNSYAGQTYHLAHGFPADKMVVIPNGIDTERFKPDKEARARVRAELNIAEDTILIGLVGRLDPLKDHPTFLKAAALLCQEVENLRFVCVGSGLESYANELYSLSQELGISNKVIWAGARTDMPAVHNSLDIAASSSYTEGFPNVIGEAMACGVPCVVTDVGDSALIVGDTGVVVPPKDPEAIAAGLKQVILQKLCKPDSTPDIRLRMRIVIEFNCTKLIENYSAVLSENGTKMGV
- a CDS encoding methyltransferase domain-containing protein, which encodes MLRKNIKALLNYSPLVKAAAFVADDLIWNLRIAARDFDTNSGSTHAPLSAQESRRYIEEVFADYKVYGNLDKFYGVAAEIGPGDNAGVALLMRRDGCKQVDLIDRYFSRRNPEQQRQIYEAIAQKYKVDDLRKQDVWDERTLVGINWQIGQPAEVYFSKCAAENGEIYNFIVSRAVLEHLYDPLYALHKMLACLKPGGKMFHKIDFRDHGMFAPIHHELTFLEIPSYIYPLMVRNSGRPNRVLVHRYRDALEEMKANNLIDYSLLVTNLVSCGDIIPHQIFEYIDAEKRHQAITFVEQHRRKFAGEFRNVNSQDLAIAGIFLIVTKK